The Nitrospira sp. sequence TTGGAAGAGACAGGTCATCGGTTCGGTAGAAATTCCATCCCGAACCGGTTCACCGAGGGCTCGTTCCGCATCTGCGACCGTCATCAAGGAACAAGGGTCTGTCTTTGACGCGAACAGACTGCCCGCCTCACCACACGAAAGAAGGAATGGAAAGAGGAGAAGAAGAGATGTAGGCGGTAGTGCTCGGCGGAACATGACAATGTTAACTCGATGATCCGTGGTCGCGGATTGTACCGCGAATCAGCCGGGGAGTGCCAGCGGCGATTGACGGGAGGCCGGTCGCTTGCGCTGGCGTGCAGGAAGACCGTTGGTCGAAAGAAAATAGTGATAGTCCAGCACAATCAGCCGGCCACGAATTTCAGTGCGACCCCATTGATGCAATAGCGAAGGCCGGTCGGCTTCGGCCCGTCCTTAAACACGTGACCCTGGTGACCCTCGCATCGGGCGCAATGCACCTCCGTACGGGGGACAAAAAGTTTGAAATCGGTGCGGCTTTCGATGACGCGGGAATCGATCGGCTGCCAGAAGCTGGGCCAGCCTGTACGGCTGTCGAACTTGTGCTCGGAGGAGAACAGCGGTAAGTCGCAGCCCGCACAATAATAGATTCCGGACTCGTGGTTCTCATGCAACGGATTGACAAACGGGCGTTCTGTATCTTCATGCCGTAATACTCGGTAGGCGGCAGACGACAACTGTTTCCTCCATTCTTCATCGGCTTTTGTCACTTTGACGATTGGAGCGATCTGAATTTTAGGAGGCATAAGAATCTCCTTCTGGCGTCGGATGGGCGACTGCCGATCAGTCGTCCATCGGACACGAATCTTACATCGCCATAAGCTGGGTAACCTCTTGGTCCCGTTACTGAAATGGTAAAGTCCAGGAAATGGGAATGCAACTGCGATGGAGAGGGTGTCATGTAACGCGCTGTCTCAGTCCGGCTTCCA is a genomic window containing:
- the msrB gene encoding peptide-methionine (R)-S-oxide reductase MsrB; the encoded protein is MPPKIQIAPIVKVTKADEEWRKQLSSAAYRVLRHEDTERPFVNPLHENHESGIYYCAGCDLPLFSSEHKFDSRTGWPSFWQPIDSRVIESRTDFKLFVPRTEVHCARCEGHQGHVFKDGPKPTGLRYCINGVALKFVAG